The Bacteroidota bacterium DNA window CTGCTGCTAAACGGTGCATCGGGCATAGCCGTGGGTATGGCCACCAATATGGCCCCCCACAACCTGAGGGAGGTGGTGGCGGGTATCGTTGCCTACATAGACAATCGCGACATTACCGTCAGCGAGCTCATGGCGCACATCAAGGCACCCGACTTCCCCACCGGCGGCATCATCTATGGCTACAGCGGCGTGCGAGATGCCTTTGAGACCGGAAGAGGCCGCGTGGTGATGCGGGCACTGGCCCACATCGAAACCCTGAAAAATGGCCGCGAACGCATCATCGTCTCCGAACTGCCCTACCAGGTAAACAAGGCCAACCTGCATGAAAAGATAGCCATGCTGATGGCCGAAAAGAAGATAGAGGGCATAGCCGAGGTGCGAGACGAAAGCGACCGGGACGGTATGCGCCTGGTGATTGAGATCAAGCGCGACGCCATCCCCAAGGTGGTGCTGAACAACCTGTATAAGCAGACGGCACTGCAAACCAGCTTCAGCGTAAACAACGTGGCCCTGGTAAAGGGTAGGCCCCGCATACTGAATCTGAAGGACATGATCCACTACTACGTGGAGCATCGGCACGAGGTGGTGGTACGCCGCACCGAGTACGACCTGGAGCAGGCCCGCCAGCGCGCGCACATCCTGGAGGGCCTCATCATTGCCTTGGACAACCTGGATGCCGTGATTAAGCTGATCCGCTCCAGCGCCAACGCCGATGTGGCACGCGAGGGCCTGATGAAAAACTTCGAACTGAGCGAGATACAGGCCAAGGCAATCCTGGACATGCGCCTACAGCGCCTCACCAGCCTGGAGATAGCCAAGGTGAAGAATGAATATGAGGAGCTGATGAAGAAGATAGACTGGCTGCAGCAGGTGCTGGCCAAGGAGGAGCTCCGCATGAACATCATCAAGGACGAGCTGAACGAAATAGCTACCAAGTATGGCGACAAGCGCCGTACCCAGATTGTGCACAACGCGGAGGAGTTCTCGATCGAGGACATGATTGCCAACGAGGATGTGGTCATCACCATCAGCCACCAGGGCTACATCAAGCGCACACCCCTGAAGGGCTACCGCCGCCAAAACCGCGGCGGCGTGGGCAGCAAGGGCAGCGGCACCAAGGAGGAGGATTTTGTAGAACACCTGTACATAGCCAGCACGCACAATTACCTGCTCTTCTTTACCGAAAAAGGCAAGTGCTACTGGATAAAGGTGTACGAGATACCCGAGGGCAGCCGCAGCAGCAAGGGCCGGGCTATACAAAACCTGATACAGATAGAGCGAGATGACAAGGTGCTGGCCTACCTGAATGTGCAGGACCTGAATAACCAGGAGTTTCTTCAGAACAACTCCATTATTATGGTAACGGCCCAGGGCACGGTAAAGAAAACCCTGATGGAGGCCTACAGCCGCCCGCGCAGCAACGGTATCATCGCCATCAACATAAACGAGGGAGACCGCCTGCTGACAGCCCAGCTACTGGACAACAACAGCGAGGTGGTGCTGGCCACGCGCATGGGCTACGCCATCCGCTTCCCGGCAGACCTGGTGCGCGATATGGGCCGGAACGCCGCCGGTGTACGTGGCGTGCGCCTGCAGGGGCCCAAGGATGAGGTGGTTGGCATGGTTGTTGTACGTAACCCACAAACCCAGCTGCTGGTACTCTCGGAAAACGGATTCGGAAAGCGCAGCCAGCTGGAGGATTACCGCATAACCAACCGAGGCGGAAAGGGCGTGAAAACCATGAATATTACCGACAAAACCGGTGCCCTGATTGGCATAGCTGAGGTAAATGACACGGACGATCTGATGATCATCACCGTGGCGGGCATTGCCATCCGCATGCCCGTGGAGAGCATACGCCAGGCCGGCAGGGCCACCCAGGGCGTGCGCCTGATCCGCCTGCGAGATGCCGACTCCATTGCTGCCATGACCAAGCTGGCAGAGCGCGATGATGACGAAGCCCTGGAGGAGGATGATATGGGGGATGACGAGGCATAAACTTCATCCCTTATTCACACAGAAACACCCAAAATCCGCATCCGAATTCGATAGTTTTGCAAAAACCACTTAGTATGAAAAAGCACCTCCTACTTTTCACGCTCGGTTTGCTGATGGCCACCGCAGCCATGGGGCAGGCCAAAAAATGCCTCACTACCGGCGTTATAGAGCATAACGACGGAAACTATGCCCAAGCCCTGGCCCAGCTGAAGTGCGCTGCAGATGGCGCGGCGGAACTAAAGGAGGCCGATCAGTCCAAGGCCCACTACTACTACGCTCTCACCTGGTCTAAAATTTATA harbors:
- the gyrA gene encoding DNA gyrase subunit A, which translates into the protein MANERITIRGIEEEMRAAYIDYSMSVIVSRALPDVRDGLKPVHRRVLYGMSELGLASNRPYKKSARIVGEVLGKYHPHGDTAVYDTMVRMAQEWSLRYPLVDGQGNFGSIDGDNPAAMRYTEARLQAIAEEMLADIDKNTVDFAPNFDDSLKEPTVMPSKIPNLLLNGASGIAVGMATNMAPHNLREVVAGIVAYIDNRDITVSELMAHIKAPDFPTGGIIYGYSGVRDAFETGRGRVVMRALAHIETLKNGRERIIVSELPYQVNKANLHEKIAMLMAEKKIEGIAEVRDESDRDGMRLVIEIKRDAIPKVVLNNLYKQTALQTSFSVNNVALVKGRPRILNLKDMIHYYVEHRHEVVVRRTEYDLEQARQRAHILEGLIIALDNLDAVIKLIRSSANADVAREGLMKNFELSEIQAKAILDMRLQRLTSLEIAKVKNEYEELMKKIDWLQQVLAKEELRMNIIKDELNEIATKYGDKRRTQIVHNAEEFSIEDMIANEDVVITISHQGYIKRTPLKGYRRQNRGGVGSKGSGTKEEDFVEHLYIASTHNYLLFFTEKGKCYWIKVYEIPEGSRSSKGRAIQNLIQIERDDKVLAYLNVQDLNNQEFLQNNSIIMVTAQGTVKKTLMEAYSRPRSNGIIAININEGDRLLTAQLLDNNSEVVLATRMGYAIRFPADLVRDMGRNAAGVRGVRLQGPKDEVVGMVVVRNPQTQLLVLSENGFGKRSQLEDYRITNRGGKGVKTMNITDKTGALIGIAEVNDTDDLMIITVAGIAIRMPVESIRQAGRATQGVRLIRLRDADSIAAMTKLAERDDDEALEEDDMGDDEA